A single Tenacibaculum sp. Bg11-29 DNA region contains:
- a CDS encoding patatin-like phospholipase family protein, translated as MKKLLIILFFPVIILAQSQPKVGLVLSGGGAKGFAHIGILKELEKAGVQVDYVGGTSMGAIVGGLYASGYSAGQIENIIRKVDFKNLMIDKVSRNQRPFFSKEHGEKYAFTLPIKKGELGLPLGLSKGQNVLNFLTELLAPVDEVRDFTKLPIPFYCVATDIETGKEVVLEKGSLPLALRASAAFPSLLNPVEIDGKLLVDGGVVNNFPVDIMREKKMDLIIGVSVQGQLLKREELSSIASLLLQIVNFQMYKKSDEQIRLLNFYIRPDIIEYSVISFDKKDEIIQEGIKAAKPFRIVFDSIAKLQINKKKPQVLNLRKGRFLVDRIIIKGNKNYTDNYILGKLQLREGDSVSYKDISKKINTLTATKNFRRIDYHFMKSFEGKKLELIVKEESIKSYVRFGLHYDLLYKSGVLLNYNHKKIITQNDELSFDVAIGDRIRYDFQYFIDHGIKPSYGFRSRYNSFKSEFLFDSNLINIKYNDFTNSLYLKTTFDKKFALGIGVEHKTLHASSENILTNGVETFFDKSNYLNIYSFLKLDTYDKKMFPTKGFYANLDFKWFMWSDRNNKLSKLAQMSEPFQQFSQVKGTIGFASTFYKKLTLQYTGEAGYTLGKKLSEMFDYRLGGYNKNYINNFTSFYGYDTGSLNNQSYLKLEINLRYQFLEKQYATFIANYARVEENVFTVDNLFDNIKSGYALGYGMESFLGPIELKYSWSPNHNKKYWLFNLGFWF; from the coding sequence ATGAAAAAGTTGTTAATTATATTGTTTTTTCCAGTGATTATATTAGCACAAAGTCAACCAAAAGTTGGACTTGTTCTAAGCGGGGGGGGCGCTAAAGGTTTTGCACACATAGGTATATTAAAAGAATTAGAAAAAGCTGGAGTTCAGGTTGATTATGTAGGCGGTACTAGTATGGGGGCTATTGTTGGTGGATTGTATGCATCAGGGTATTCTGCGGGTCAAATTGAAAATATAATTAGAAAAGTTGATTTTAAAAATCTGATGATCGATAAAGTATCTAGAAATCAACGACCTTTTTTTAGTAAGGAACATGGTGAAAAATATGCATTTACTTTACCTATAAAAAAGGGAGAATTGGGATTGCCTTTAGGTTTATCAAAGGGGCAAAATGTATTGAATTTTTTAACAGAATTATTAGCTCCTGTTGATGAGGTTCGAGACTTCACGAAGCTTCCAATCCCTTTTTATTGTGTTGCTACAGATATTGAAACCGGTAAGGAAGTTGTCTTGGAAAAAGGATCATTACCTTTGGCATTAAGAGCTAGTGCAGCTTTTCCTTCATTATTAAATCCTGTTGAAATTGATGGAAAACTATTGGTCGACGGAGGTGTTGTCAATAATTTTCCGGTAGACATCATGAGGGAAAAAAAGATGGACTTAATAATTGGTGTAAGTGTTCAGGGTCAGTTATTAAAAAGAGAAGAATTGTCTTCTATAGCTTCTTTATTATTGCAAATCGTTAATTTTCAGATGTATAAAAAATCAGATGAACAAATTCGTTTGTTAAATTTTTATATTCGCCCTGATATAATTGAGTATAGTGTAATATCTTTTGATAAAAAAGATGAAATTATACAAGAGGGAATAAAAGCAGCTAAGCCTTTTAGAATAGTATTTGATAGTATTGCTAAGCTTCAAATAAACAAAAAGAAACCTCAAGTGTTAAACTTAAGAAAGGGGAGGTTTTTAGTCGATAGAATCATTATTAAAGGAAATAAAAATTATACAGATAATTATATCTTAGGTAAGTTACAATTACGTGAAGGAGATAGTGTGTCTTATAAAGACATTTCTAAAAAAATAAATACACTAACAGCTACAAAAAACTTTAGAAGGATAGATTATCATTTTATGAAGTCATTTGAAGGAAAAAAACTTGAGTTAATTGTAAAAGAAGAATCAATAAAATCTTATGTAAGGTTCGGTTTGCATTATGACCTATTATACAAGTCAGGTGTATTATTAAATTATAATCATAAAAAAATAATAACTCAAAATGATGAATTATCTTTTGATGTTGCGATAGGTGATAGAATTCGATATGACTTTCAGTATTTTATAGATCACGGAATAAAGCCTAGTTACGGTTTTAGGTCTCGATATAATTCTTTTAAAAGCGAATTTTTATTCGATAGTAATCTTATTAATATAAAATATAATGATTTTACGAATTCTTTATATTTAAAAACAACATTTGATAAAAAATTTGCATTAGGGATAGGTGTGGAGCATAAAACGTTACATGCGTCTTCAGAAAATATTCTAACGAATGGAGTTGAGACCTTTTTTGATAAGAGTAATTATTTAAATATTTATTCTTTTTTAAAATTAGATACTTATGATAAAAAAATGTTTCCTACAAAAGGATTTTATGCAAATTTGGATTTTAAATGGTTCATGTGGTCAGATAGAAATAATAAATTATCTAAATTAGCTCAAATGAGTGAGCCTTTTCAGCAATTTTCCCAAGTAAAAGGTACCATAGGATTTGCAAGTACTTTTTATAAAAAATTAACTCTTCAGTATACTGGAGAAGCGGGTTATACCTTAGGTAAAAAATTATCAGAAATGTTTGATTATCGTTTGGGGGGATATAATAAAAATTACATTAATAATTTTACTTCTTTTTATGGCTACGATACAGGTAGCTTAAATAATCAATCTTATTTAAAGTTAGAAATTAATTTAAGATATCAATTTTTAGAGAAGCAATATGCAACATTTATTGCTAATTATGCTAGGGTAGAAGAGAACGTTTTTACGGTAGATAATTTATTTGATAATATTAAATCTGGGTATGCCTTAGGTTATGGAATGGAAAGTTTTTTAGGACCGATAGAGCTAAAATATTCCTGGTCTCCAAATCATAATAAAAAATATTGGCTATTTAATTTAGGTTTTTGGTTTTAG
- the uvrC gene encoding excinuclease ABC subunit UvrC codes for MPTSLELQIKTLPNLPGVYQYFDKEDVIIYVGKAKNLKKRVSSYFTKTHENGKTRILVKKIVRIEHVVVDTETDALLLENNLIKKYKPRYNVLLKDDKSYPWICIKKERFPRVFSTRRVIKDGSEYFGPYTNMKTVHALLGLIKELYPLRTCTYDLSQQKIDADKYKVCLEYHLGNCKGPCEGYQHEDNYQDEIRAIRSIIKGNFKESLEKLQNIMLDFASQMKFEEAQKIKDKLASLQNYQAKSTIVNPSINNVDVFSIISDDTHGYANFFKVMNGSIVQSYTTEIKKKLEETDKQLLELFIVETRNRFNSLSREVYVPFKVNLGESIKVTIPKLGDKKRIVDLSERNAKYYRMEQFKQIKIVDPERHVKRIMSQMQKDLRLHEEPRHIECFDNSNIQGTHPVAACVVFKDGKPSKKEYRHYNIKTVEGPDDFASMEEVVFRRYKRLLEEKEPLPQLIVIDGGKGQLSSALKSLDVLGLRGKIAIIGIAKRLEEIYYPGDSIPLYLDKKSESLKIIQFLRNEAHRFGITFHRNKRSKSAIQSELEQIPDIGNQTITNLLRKFKSAKRVKEATFDELKEIVGLSRAQKIHKFYQKEKE; via the coding sequence ATGCCAACATCATTAGAACTTCAAATAAAAACCTTACCTAATTTACCCGGAGTTTATCAATATTTTGATAAGGAAGATGTAATTATTTATGTAGGTAAAGCTAAAAATTTAAAGAAGCGAGTTTCGTCCTATTTTACAAAAACTCATGAGAATGGAAAAACGAGAATTTTAGTAAAAAAAATTGTTCGTATTGAGCATGTAGTTGTTGATACAGAAACGGATGCTTTGTTACTTGAAAACAACTTAATTAAGAAATACAAACCGCGTTATAATGTTTTATTAAAAGATGATAAATCATACCCGTGGATATGCATAAAAAAAGAACGTTTTCCACGTGTGTTTTCTACCCGAAGAGTTATTAAAGATGGCTCGGAATATTTTGGTCCCTACACCAATATGAAAACGGTACATGCGCTTTTGGGTTTAATAAAAGAACTGTATCCGCTACGAACATGTACATACGATTTAAGTCAGCAAAAAATTGATGCTGATAAATATAAAGTCTGTTTAGAATACCATTTAGGTAATTGTAAAGGGCCTTGTGAAGGATACCAGCACGAAGATAATTATCAAGATGAGATTCGAGCGATTAGAAGTATTATTAAGGGAAACTTTAAAGAAAGTTTAGAGAAATTACAAAATATAATGCTCGATTTTGCTTCTCAAATGAAATTTGAAGAAGCACAAAAAATTAAAGATAAATTAGCGTCGTTACAAAATTATCAAGCAAAATCAACAATTGTAAACCCGTCAATAAACAATGTAGATGTGTTTTCTATTATTTCTGATGATACTCATGGTTACGCTAATTTTTTTAAAGTAATGAATGGATCAATAGTACAATCATATACGACAGAAATAAAAAAGAAATTAGAAGAGACAGATAAGCAATTATTAGAGTTGTTTATTGTAGAAACACGTAATCGATTTAATTCATTATCAAGAGAAGTATATGTTCCTTTTAAAGTGAATTTAGGAGAAAGCATTAAAGTTACAATTCCTAAATTGGGTGATAAAAAAAGGATTGTTGATTTATCAGAACGTAATGCGAAGTATTACCGTATGGAGCAATTTAAACAAATTAAAATTGTTGATCCAGAGCGTCATGTAAAACGAATTATGAGCCAAATGCAAAAAGATTTGCGTTTGCATGAAGAGCCTCGCCATATTGAATGTTTTGATAATTCAAATATTCAAGGAACGCATCCTGTGGCAGCTTGTGTAGTTTTTAAAGACGGTAAACCTAGTAAAAAAGAGTATCGTCATTACAATATTAAAACGGTAGAAGGACCAGATGATTTTGCCTCTATGGAAGAGGTTGTTTTTCGTCGCTACAAACGATTGTTAGAAGAAAAAGAACCATTGCCTCAGTTAATTGTAATTGATGGAGGAAAAGGGCAATTGTCGTCGGCGTTAAAAAGTTTGGATGTTTTAGGTTTGCGAGGAAAGATTGCGATTATTGGTATTGCTAAACGTTTAGAAGAAATTTATTACCCAGGAGACTCAATTCCTTTATACTTAGATAAAAAATCAGAGAGTTTAAAAATAATTCAATTTTTACGTAACGAAGCACACCGATTTGGAATTACCTTTCATAGAAATAAGCGAAGTAAAAGTGCTATTCAGTCAGAATTAGAACAGATTCCTGATATTGGAAATCAGACAATAACTAATCTATTGCGTAAGTTTAAATCTGCTAAACGAGTTAAAGAGGCTACCTTTGATGAGTTAAAAGAAATAGTGGGGCTCTCAAGAGCTCAAAAGATACACAAATTTTATCAAAAAGAAAAAGAATGA
- a CDS encoding DUF4302 domain-containing protein: MKQLIKNSFLAIILLLTLQSCDDNETELLFNDVPAVRLEKQAKELQDLLKSSTDGWKATYFTDDTQLGGYSYLFKFTDNQIVEMASDFGGNDNVTSSQWALQIGATLKLSFTTKNKIHELSDSNNSPDTDLRGQGYKGSFEFLYYGTEGDDIIFRTNRDFIELRFTKADANDWSNIPTHKDIWESFPSSHLAYKIGNEVSNFSYSNIRRFASNTDTNTSTSGFGVGFTPLGVTISPAIDVEGTLYREFILSDDKSKLVSLDGNFEIEFIKLPFDLTVALRTLVDPVFASQSFIDSYNQVNAVHQTIFPQFPLSTIISLGDSNIQYGLGPFVARHGIFFSGILGSPDLLGVSKLSPGLNWQFVGHLNPMVDLIVTKAPYKVELLTPTVTRLTSDSDPNFWFILVP, translated from the coding sequence ATGAAACAATTAATTAAAAATAGTTTTTTAGCAATAATATTATTGCTAACACTACAGTCATGTGATGACAACGAAACTGAACTTCTCTTTAATGATGTACCTGCTGTTCGTTTAGAAAAACAAGCAAAAGAACTTCAAGATTTATTAAAATCATCTACTGATGGATGGAAAGCCACCTATTTTACTGATGATACTCAACTAGGAGGGTACTCCTATTTATTTAAATTTACAGATAATCAAATCGTCGAAATGGCTTCTGATTTTGGAGGCAATGATAATGTTACATCTAGTCAATGGGCACTTCAAATAGGTGCTACACTAAAATTATCTTTTACAACTAAAAATAAAATTCACGAATTGTCAGATTCAAATAACTCTCCTGATACTGACCTAAGAGGTCAAGGATATAAAGGAAGTTTTGAATTCTTATATTACGGTACAGAAGGTGATGATATAATTTTTAGAACGAATAGAGATTTCATAGAATTAAGATTTACCAAAGCGGATGCAAATGATTGGTCTAATATACCTACCCATAAAGACATATGGGAAAGCTTTCCTAGCTCTCATTTAGCTTATAAAATAGGTAATGAAGTAAGTAATTTTTCATATTCGAATATTAGAAGATTCGCATCAAATACTGATACCAATACCTCAACAAGTGGATTTGGAGTAGGATTTACACCTCTTGGTGTAACTATTTCACCTGCTATTGATGTAGAAGGAACCTTATATAGAGAGTTCATTTTAAGTGATGATAAAAGTAAACTAGTATCATTGGATGGTAATTTTGAAATTGAATTCATAAAGTTACCTTTTGATCTTACTGTAGCTTTAAGAACTCTAGTTGACCCTGTTTTTGCTTCTCAATCTTTTATTGATTCTTATAACCAAGTAAATGCAGTACATCAAACAATATTTCCTCAATTTCCATTATCTACTATTATTTCTTTAGGAGACTCTAACATTCAGTATGGTTTAGGTCCATTCGTAGCAAGACATGGAATCTTTTTCTCTGGAATTTTAGGAAGCCCTGATTTGTTAGGTGTATCTAAATTGTCACCAGGTCTTAATTGGCAATTTGTAGGCCATTTAAACCCTATGGTTGATCTTATTGTTACTAAAGCACCTTATAAAGTAGAGTTATTAACACCAACAGTTACAAGGCTTACAAGTGATAGTGATCCTAATTTTTGGTTTATACTAGTTCCTTAA
- a CDS encoding HU family DNA-binding protein, with product MQNTYRMTKADIVSKISDKSGIEKMDVLATVEAFMDEVKDALESGDNVYLRGFGSFIIKTRAEKTGRNISKNTTIKIPAHNIPAFKPSKVFTEGVKTKVAVK from the coding sequence ATTCAAAATACATATAGAATGACAAAAGCAGATATTGTATCTAAAATTTCAGATAAGAGCGGAATTGAAAAAATGGATGTATTAGCGACTGTTGAAGCCTTTATGGACGAGGTAAAAGATGCGTTAGAGAGTGGAGACAATGTATATTTAAGAGGTTTCGGTAGTTTTATTATTAAAACAAGAGCAGAAAAAACAGGTAGAAATATTTCAAAAAATACGACTATTAAAATACCTGCTCACAACATACCTGCTTTTAAACCATCAAAAGTATTTACTGAAGGTGTTAAGACCAAAGTAGCTGTAAAGTAA
- a CDS encoding Rne/Rng family ribonuclease — translation MKTELIIRSNSSDIDFALLRDGRLIELNKETSDNKFSVGDIFLAKIGKVMTGLNAAFVNVGYPKDGFLHYHDLGPQVQSLNKFIKKVSTGNYKEFTLKNFRSENDINKDGSINNVLKSGQNLLVQIVKEPISTKGPRISSELSIAGRFLVLVPFSNRVSVSQKIADPKEKERLKKLAKSIKPKGFGLILRTVAQNKKVAELDKDLQNSLERWEKMCNSIANQNTPTKILSELNRASSILRDVMNDSFTSIVTNDETLMIEIKEYLQEIYPEKESIVKLHNSDTPIFEKFGIERQIKTSFGKTVSMSKGAYLVIEHTEALHVIDVNSGNRSNKALSQEETALEVNLISATEVARQLQLRDMGGIIVVDFIDMKTTENRQKLYQHLKDAMSLDRTKHKILPPSKFGLVQITRQRVRPELEIKTREPNPNKNGEVEAPIVLIDKIEVELERLINSGKNYKEITLNVHPFIAAYLTKGVNSIRFKWFVQHKKWIKILPRDAYQYLQYKFFLKKNSK, via the coding sequence ATGAAAACAGAATTAATAATTCGTTCAAATTCTTCTGATATTGATTTCGCCCTACTAAGAGATGGTAGACTTATTGAATTAAACAAAGAAACAAGCGACAACAAGTTCTCAGTCGGAGATATTTTTCTAGCCAAAATAGGAAAAGTAATGACTGGTTTAAATGCCGCTTTTGTAAATGTTGGATATCCTAAAGATGGTTTTTTACATTACCACGACTTAGGGCCACAAGTACAGTCTTTAAATAAATTCATTAAGAAGGTAAGCACAGGTAATTATAAAGAATTCACTTTAAAAAACTTTCGCTCTGAAAACGACATCAATAAAGACGGAAGTATTAACAACGTACTAAAATCAGGTCAAAATTTATTAGTACAAATTGTAAAAGAACCAATTTCTACCAAAGGACCGAGAATCAGTTCGGAACTATCAATAGCTGGTAGGTTTTTAGTTTTAGTTCCTTTTTCTAACAGAGTATCTGTATCTCAAAAAATAGCAGATCCAAAAGAAAAAGAACGTTTAAAAAAATTAGCAAAAAGTATCAAACCAAAAGGGTTTGGACTTATTTTACGTACTGTTGCCCAAAACAAGAAGGTAGCAGAACTAGATAAAGATTTACAAAATTCACTTGAACGTTGGGAGAAAATGTGCAATAGTATTGCAAATCAAAATACTCCAACAAAAATATTAAGTGAGTTAAACAGAGCATCTTCTATTTTAAGAGATGTAATGAACGATTCTTTTACAAGTATTGTAACCAATGATGAAACTTTAATGATTGAAATTAAAGAGTATTTACAAGAAATATACCCTGAAAAGGAAAGTATTGTAAAACTACATAACTCTGATACTCCAATTTTCGAGAAATTTGGTATCGAACGTCAGATAAAAACATCGTTTGGTAAAACAGTTTCTATGAGCAAAGGTGCGTATTTAGTTATTGAACACACCGAAGCTTTACATGTTATTGATGTTAACAGTGGTAATCGCTCTAATAAGGCTTTAAGCCAAGAAGAAACTGCTTTAGAAGTTAACTTAATTTCTGCTACTGAAGTAGCGCGTCAGTTACAACTGCGTGATATGGGTGGGATTATTGTTGTTGATTTTATTGATATGAAAACAACTGAAAACAGACAGAAATTATATCAACATTTAAAAGATGCAATGTCTTTAGATCGTACAAAACATAAAATATTACCTCCGAGTAAGTTTGGTTTAGTACAGATTACAAGACAACGTGTACGACCTGAGTTAGAAATAAAAACACGTGAACCAAATCCGAATAAGAATGGAGAAGTTGAAGCTCCTATTGTTTTAATCGACAAAATAGAAGTTGAACTCGAACGCCTAATTAATAGCGGTAAAAATTATAAAGAAATTACATTAAATGTACATCCTTTTATAGCTGCTTATTTAACAAAAGGTGTAAATTCTATTCGTTTTAAATGGTTTGTACAACACAAAAAGTGGATTAAAATATTACCTAGAGATGCTTATCAATACCTACAGTATAAATTCTTTTTAAAAAAGAATAGTAAGTAA